In one Pseudomonadota bacterium genomic region, the following are encoded:
- a CDS encoding asparaginase domain-containing protein — translation MSIHVLTTGGTIDKVYFDATSEFEVGEPTAGLILRESRVTVDFTVTPLMRKDSLELTDDDRAEIVRAAMASNETQILITHGTDTMTDTAKALLASGIREQGKTVAITGALNPARFRSTDAIFNVGMAVAAVQSQPPGVYITMNGQVFEGDKVQKNLDKKAFESV, via the coding sequence ATGAGCATACATGTACTCACAACTGGCGGCACCATTGATAAAGTCTATTTCGACGCTACGAGTGAGTTTGAAGTGGGCGAGCCCACGGCGGGTCTTATTTTGCGCGAATCGCGCGTCACCGTCGATTTTACCGTCACGCCGCTGATGCGTAAGGACAGCCTCGAGCTGACGGACGATGATCGAGCGGAAATCGTGCGGGCTGCCATGGCATCGAACGAGACGCAAATTTTGATCACTCATGGTACCGATACAATGACGGATACGGCCAAAGCCCTTTTGGCGTCCGGTATCCGAGAGCAGGGCAAAACCGTGGCGATCACCGGCGCATTAAATCCGGCGCGCTTCCGATCCACCGATGCCATTTTTAATGTCGGGATGGCCGTGGCGGCGGTACAAAGTCAACCGCCTGGTGTGTACATCACGATGAATGGTCAAGTGTTCGAGGGCGACAAAGTTCAGAAAAACCTCGACAAAAAAGCGTTTGAGTCGGTTTAG